One Acutalibacter muris DNA window includes the following coding sequences:
- a CDS encoding TIR domain-containing protein translates to MAKKKVCVSFDYEHDKEYYRLLKAWDANPNFDFIFSDCTPKEIQSDAISVVKQVLSTKFGEANYMIAIIGAHSNDRHPDSAQIGYKNWQAYEIAKNNEKGNGLVVVKIDKSYDAPDEAYGIGAEWVNSFNQNDIVTALRKVTK, encoded by the coding sequence ATGGCAAAGAAGAAAGTGTGTGTGTCATTTGATTATGAGCATGATAAGGAATATTATCGTTTACTTAAGGCATGGGACGCTAATCCAAATTTTGACTTCATATTTTCAGATTGTACTCCGAAGGAGATACAGTCTGATGCCATTTCCGTTGTAAAGCAAGTATTGAGTACCAAATTTGGAGAAGCCAATTACATGATTGCTATTATTGGCGCACACTCAAATGACAGGCATCCTGATTCTGCCCAAATTGGCTACAAAAATTGGCAAGCCTATGAGATTGCAAAGAATAACGAGAAAGGGAATGGTTTAGTCGTTGTAAAGATTGACAAATCGTATGATGCACCTGATGAAGCATATGGAATTGGTGCAGAGTGGGTCAATTCCTTTAATCAGAACGATATTGTTACTGCATTGAGGAAAGTTACAAAATAG
- a CDS encoding TetR/AcrR family transcriptional regulator, producing the protein MLTLMVFTVALDKRFYCENNNQINHNVRYGTFLKICTGDIMDRRQQKTRTAIFKAFGTLLGHKNYNNITVQEIIDEANIGRSTFYAHFETKDDLLKELCKELFGHIIDSAIDCSHTHGLYSDNSVPNSVFCHLLQHLEENNNNVLGLLSCESSEIFLRYFKDSLNELVQTQFVNQRREKNILLPNDFLINHISSSFVEMILWWIKGHRKQSPTELDQYFRAVIEPIL; encoded by the coding sequence ATGCTGACCTTAATGGTTTTTACTGTGGCATTGGATAAGCGTTTCTATTGTGAAAACAATAATCAAATCAATCACAATGTAAGATACGGAACATTTTTAAAAATTTGTACGGGGGACATTATGGATAGACGACAGCAAAAAACAAGAACAGCTATTTTTAAGGCTTTTGGCACTTTGTTAGGACATAAAAATTATAACAACATTACAGTTCAGGAAATTATTGACGAAGCAAATATAGGGCGCAGCACCTTTTACGCCCATTTTGAAACCAAAGATGATTTGTTAAAAGAACTTTGCAAGGAATTATTCGGTCATATTATCGACAGTGCTATTGATTGCAGTCATACACATGGTTTATACTCTGATAACAGTGTGCCAAACTCTGTATTCTGTCATCTTTTACAGCATTTAGAGGAAAATAACAATAATGTTCTTGGTTTGCTTTCCTGTGAAAGCAGCGAAATCTTTTTGCGCTATTTTAAGGACAGCTTAAATGAATTAGTGCAGACACAATTTGTTAATCAACGCCGGGAAAAGAACATATTGCTACCCAACGATTTTTTAATCAATCATATTTCCAGCAGTTTTGTTGAAATGATTCTGTGGTGGATAAAAGGTCATAGAAAACAGTCACCAACTGAATTAGATCAATATTTCCGTGCGGTTATTGAACCTATTTTGTAA